One Solanum pennellii chromosome 10, SPENNV200 genomic region harbors:
- the LOC107032346 gene encoding uncharacterized protein LOC107032346 — translation MTMLVPPWLEPLLNTAFFSICRTHGDAARSECNMYCLDCNDNAFCFYCRSSKHKDHQVIQIRRSSYHDVVRVSEIQKVLDISGVQTYVINSARVLFLNERPQPKSSGKASSHVCEICGRSLLDTFRFCSLGCKLVGIKRNGDSSFILDAKNEVVALQRGEGISSRGGNQLREGLEHDNIYPPTPPPPPSNARRRKGIPHRAPLGS, via the exons ATGACAATGCTGGTTCCGCCATGGCTAGAGCCATTATTGAACACTGCTTTTTTCTCGATTTGCCGGACGCACGGTGATGCGGCCCGGAGTGAATGCAATATGTACTGCTTAGACTGCAATGACAATGCTTTTTGCTTCTATTGCCGCTCATCTAAACACAAAGATCATCAAGTCATTCag ataaggAGATCATCATATCATGATGTGGTTAGAGTTTCAGAGATTCAAAAAGTATTGGATATAAGTGGAGTGCAAACCTATGTAATCAACAGTGCAAgagttttatttctaaatgaaaggCCACAACCAAAGAGTAGTGGCAAAGCAAGTTCTCATGTTTGTGAAATATGTGGAAGAAGCCTTTTGgatacatttcgtttctgttcTCTTGGATGTAAG CTTGTAGGAATAAAGAGAAATGGAGATTCAAGCTTTATCTTAGATGCCAAAAATGAAGTAGTAGCATTACAAAGAGGTGAAGGCATATCATCAAGAGGAGGAAATCAATTGCGTGAAGGCTTAGAACATGACAATATATACCCACCCACCCCTCCACCACCACCTTCAAATGctagaagaagaaaagggaTTCCTCATAGAGCACCTCTTGGTTCAtaa
- the LOC107002611 gene encoding vacuolar protein-sorting-associated protein 37 homolog 1-like yields the protein MLNLWGNKGQRAQSSPQEANNGSRYSPSVVSSSSSSLPATPSSNSSVSFNAQSPTNRPSSVSQVSPAEGADIIAALRNKSANELKKLVFDKDACHNFLLSLEAVKTQNNVRDELRNATVQLARENLEKEPWIMELRNQCRIIRTTELAAAQEKMHELERRKEELLKSYSPASLLHQLQDAMKKTEEESEALLDQLLGQEIDLTTFVQKYKKLQYSYHKRALTHLAAKASLGNHS from the exons ATGTTGAATCTCTG GGGTAACAAAGGGCAACGGGCTCAGTCAAGTCCTCAAGAAGCTAATAATGGTTCACGGTATTCACCTTCTGTAGTCAGCTCATCAAGCTCTTCCCTCCCAGCAACCCCTAGTTCAAACTCTTCGGTCAGCTTTAATGCACAGAGTCCGACAAACAGGCCAAGTTCTGTGTCCCAAGTTTCTCCTGCAGAGGGTGCTGACATCATTGCTGCTTTAAGAAACAAGAG TGCTAATGAGCTAAAGAAGCTTGTTTTTGACAAGGATGCTTGTCACAACTTCTTACTTTCACTTGAGGCTGTCAAGACTCAGAATAAT GTTAGGGATGAGCTTCGCAATGCAACTGTGCAGCTTGCTA GGGAGAATTTAGAAAAAGAACCCTGGATAATGGAGCTGAGAAATCAG TGCAGGATAATCCGCACAACTGAACTGGCTGCTGCTCAAGAAAAGATGCATGAGCtggaaaggagaaaagaagagcTTCTAAAGTCATATTCTCCTGCATCGCTTCTCCATCAGCTACAAG ACGCCATGAAGAAAACGGAGGAGGAATCTGAAGCCCTTCTCGACCAGCTCCTTGGTCAAGAAATTGATCTTACAACATTCGTGCAGAAGTACAAAAAACTGCAATACAGTTACCACAAGCGTGCCCTCACACATCTTGCTGCTAAGGCATCTTTAGGCAACCATAGTTAA
- the LOC107002612 gene encoding dnaJ homolog subfamily C member 28-like has product MAARFARSIGALSSSATHRSAAGIEAVSYGVFKPRLASSSSSPESEFPKTENKKMTDRLSGVIDVVNDRKLPPELRGQRDAVRSETDIINVVEQRIWHSMEEGQFENLPGKGKPLDLNTNPHADPAEDTLYRILSRNKCAPEWVELNKEIRDRVVEWRSALKRAWTHQGSVDDSKWIEASESLKLQIRDINNKVFRYNLIVPFGRQMLGLKWEKEMDRLKEENTGS; this is encoded by the exons ATGGCAGCTCGTTTCGCGAGGTCAATCGGAGCTTTATCGTCCTCCGCTACTCATAGATCGGCGGCCGGAATTGAAGCCGTCAGTTATGGCGTCTTCAAGCCACGATTGGCATCATCGTCTTCTTCTCCAGAAAGTGAGTTCCctaaaactgaaaataaaaaaatgactgATCGTCTCTCCGGTGTCATCGACGTGGTTAACGATCGTAAGCTTCCGCCTGAACTTCGAGGTCAACGTGACGCCGTTAG GTCGGAAACTGACATTATCAATGTTGTTGAACAACGAATATGGCATTCCATGGAAGAAGGGCAATTTGAGAACTTACCAGGGAAGGGAAAACCGTTAGACCTCAATACTAATCCTCATGCTGATCCAGCTGAAGATACCTTGTATAGGATTCTCTCTAGAAATAAATGTGCACCTGAGTGGGTTGAATTGAACAAAGAGATAAGAGATAGAGTCGTTGAGTGGAGATCAGCACTTAAAAGGGCATGGACACACCAGGGCTCTGTCGATGATTCTAAATGGATCGAGGCATCCGAGTCTCTAAAGCTGCAGATACGTGACATCAATAACAAG GTTTTCCGATACAACCTTATCGTCCCTTTTGGCCGCCAAATGCTCGGACTCAAGTGGGAGAAGGAAATGGACCGActgaaagaagaaaatacaggGAGCTGA